The proteins below are encoded in one region of Metabacillus dongyingensis:
- a CDS encoding DUF2620 domain-containing protein, which produces MKIVVGGQVEKKEIESLVKKYGGEQVEVTVKADLEAAMLLKSGGADYYVGACHTGGGGALAMAIALLGKPKCATISMPGKTPIKENVQSAVDQGATAFGFTGDHKEKAIEYLMEALLKNK; this is translated from the coding sequence ATGAAAATTGTAGTAGGCGGTCAGGTGGAGAAAAAAGAGATTGAGAGTTTAGTTAAGAAATACGGAGGAGAGCAGGTAGAAGTGACCGTGAAAGCTGATTTAGAAGCAGCGATGCTGCTGAAATCAGGGGGAGCGGATTATTACGTCGGCGCCTGCCATACCGGCGGAGGGGGAGCTTTAGCTATGGCAATAGCGCTGCTTGGAAAACCAAAGTGCGCAACCATCTCTATGCCCGGCAAGACTCCGATAAAAGAAAACGTGCAGTCTGCAGTCGACCAGGGGGCAACAGCTTTTGGATTTACGGGGGATCACAAGGAGAAAGCTATTGAGTATTTGATGGAGGCTTTATTAAAAAACAAATAG
- a CDS encoding PRD domain-containing protein, protein MKELFERLEILKSTDAITENAQIICHKTIDAYVSQTEAANYQMLITHLAMAVTRMERNEPLNAPPPSIMKEIYNSPNLEEAQRRVKWIEIECRITIPREEKEFLYMHFVAALTA, encoded by the coding sequence ATGAAAGAACTGTTTGAAAGACTCGAAATACTTAAATCAACGGATGCCATTACAGAAAATGCTCAAATCATCTGCCATAAAACGATTGATGCATATGTGTCTCAAACGGAAGCGGCTAACTATCAAATGTTAATTACTCATTTGGCCATGGCAGTGACAAGGATGGAGAGAAACGAACCGCTGAATGCTCCTCCGCCATCGATTATGAAGGAAATATATAATTCTCCAAATCTTGAAGAAGCGCAAAGACGGGTTAAATGGATTGAAATTGAATGCCGCATCACCATACCCAGAGAAGAAAAAGAATTTCTATATATGCACTTTGTAGCAGCATTAACAGCATAA
- a CDS encoding phosphotriesterase family protein gives MYIQTVLGKLEPQELGVCACHEHLYVDLSRVKKNEDTCLQDIELVTEDLESFAALGGKAIVEVTNEGMGRDAEQLAEISRKTGLQIIASTGCYKDPFIPDDKKKWNRDQFAEWMITEIKDGIGETGIKPGVIGEIGSSLNEFKPIETELFHGAIEAAKTTKLPLSTHTTLGTCALEQINLFQKEGLFLEKVIIGHQDLNTNDEIVLEVLNSGAFAAMDTIGKENYRADEDRIRSLLTFIEKGFEDQLLLSSDLTRKSHLKSLGGQGYDIVLRSFIPALKNHGVSGSIINKLLVANPQKAFSIG, from the coding sequence ATGTATATTCAAACCGTTCTGGGTAAACTGGAGCCGCAGGAGTTAGGTGTGTGTGCCTGTCATGAACATCTATATGTGGACTTAAGCAGAGTGAAAAAGAACGAAGATACTTGCTTGCAGGATATTGAACTCGTCACGGAAGACTTAGAGAGCTTTGCGGCTCTTGGAGGTAAAGCAATTGTAGAAGTCACAAATGAGGGGATGGGAAGAGACGCAGAGCAGCTTGCGGAAATTAGCCGGAAAACCGGTCTGCAGATTATCGCGAGTACGGGCTGCTATAAGGATCCATTCATTCCGGATGACAAAAAGAAATGGAATCGGGATCAATTTGCAGAGTGGATGATCACGGAAATCAAAGATGGAATAGGGGAGACAGGAATTAAACCGGGGGTAATCGGTGAGATCGGGAGCAGTCTGAATGAATTTAAACCGATCGAAACCGAGCTATTCCATGGAGCCATCGAAGCGGCCAAAACCACGAAGCTTCCGCTCTCTACCCATACAACGCTCGGCACTTGTGCTCTAGAGCAGATCAATCTTTTTCAAAAAGAAGGTCTGTTTCTTGAAAAGGTGATTATCGGCCATCAGGATCTGAATACGAATGATGAAATTGTGCTGGAAGTATTGAACAGCGGAGCATTTGCTGCGATGGATACGATCGGCAAAGAAAATTACCGGGCGGATGAAGACCGGATCAGGTCTTTGCTGACATTTATTGAAAAAGGCTTTGAAGATCAGCTCTTGCTCTCTAGTGACCTGACAAGGAAATCCCATCTGAAGTCACTCGGAGGGCAGGGATATGATATTGTTCTCAGGTCGTTTATACCGGCACTGAAAAACCATGGAGTCAGCGGCTCTATTATAAATAAACTGCTCGTAGCCAATCCTCAAAAGGCATTCAGCATCGGTTAG
- a CDS encoding YhfT family protein: MVEVILMACIGALAAVMANLGIAVFNDGLRPIVPENLEGRMSRKELGVTAFAMSFGLVIGFGIPISIAGSIILIHSILLGTDIIGLAFNRGKINSVLAGAAGALYGAGIYYGLQVVVDAFAMLPLNFAEGFNKIGEPVVVSFMVFPAIAVALQFGIKKGILTFIVAAIARQLIVFANTDKLISINGTQVVLSPEGIALIIGMIFLIAFAVREKSDEKNLSALAALFTERVSKIKKYVWVLMISGGLVAAATSQLLIAGDPISLNLLSEGKIAEGGIASLAKAIGFVPLIASTAIATGVYGPVGFTFVFGAGIFSPNPFIAAILGAVIILVEVMILTQLAKVLDRYPGIRASGENIRTAMTRVLEVALLIGGANAANAIVPSLGFFAIAGIYLLNEAAGRPIVRMAVGPVGAIAVGIIGNILVLLGLYVPPAG; this comes from the coding sequence ATGGTAGAAGTAATTTTAATGGCTTGTATTGGGGCGCTTGCAGCCGTCATGGCAAATTTGGGGATTGCGGTCTTTAACGATGGGCTCAGACCGATTGTTCCGGAAAATCTTGAAGGGCGGATGAGCCGAAAAGAGCTTGGTGTAACCGCCTTTGCCATGAGTTTCGGTCTTGTCATCGGATTTGGGATTCCGATTTCAATTGCGGGAAGCATTATTCTTATTCATAGTATTTTGCTTGGAACAGATATCATTGGTCTTGCATTCAACAGAGGAAAAATTAATTCCGTGCTCGCAGGGGCAGCAGGAGCTTTATATGGCGCTGGCATTTACTATGGTCTGCAAGTTGTCGTTGATGCATTTGCGATGCTGCCGCTGAATTTTGCTGAAGGATTTAATAAAATCGGCGAACCGGTTGTCGTTTCCTTCATGGTGTTCCCGGCCATTGCTGTTGCTCTTCAATTTGGAATTAAAAAAGGGATTTTGACGTTTATTGTGGCGGCTATTGCAAGACAGCTCATCGTTTTTGCAAACACGGATAAGCTGATCAGCATCAATGGGACGCAGGTTGTTTTAAGTCCGGAAGGGATTGCTCTTATTATTGGAATGATTTTCTTAATTGCATTTGCTGTACGGGAAAAGTCTGATGAGAAGAACCTGTCCGCTTTAGCGGCATTGTTCACAGAGCGCGTCTCGAAGATTAAAAAATATGTATGGGTACTTATGATAAGCGGCGGACTTGTAGCTGCAGCAACGAGTCAGCTTTTAATTGCAGGCGACCCGATCTCTCTTAACCTGCTATCGGAAGGGAAGATTGCCGAAGGCGGTATTGCCTCTCTTGCAAAAGCAATCGGATTCGTTCCACTGATCGCAAGTACAGCGATTGCTACAGGTGTATATGGTCCAGTAGGGTTTACTTTCGTTTTCGGGGCTGGAATTTTCTCCCCAAATCCATTCATCGCGGCTATTTTAGGAGCCGTAATCATCTTAGTGGAAGTGATGATTTTGACTCAATTAGCAAAAGTCCTCGACCGTTATCCCGGTATTCGGGCATCTGGTGAAAACATCAGGACAGCGATGACGCGTGTATTGGAAGTAGCGCTTCTTATTGGAGGCGCAAATGCTGCGAACGCCATTGTTCCAAGTCTGGGCTTCTTCGCTATTGCCGGGATCTATTTACTGAATGAAGCAGCCGGACGTCCAATCGTCCGTATGGCAGTTGGGCCTGTTGGAGCAATTGCAGTAGGAATTATCGGAAACATCCTGGTACTTCTTGGGCTCTATGTACCGCCAGCAGGATAA
- a CDS encoding transglycosylase domain-containing protein, with product MDKFKSWYSKFMPYKHRTVKGFNITYGVVWNLMLIFFVIGLIAASFGGGLGAGYFASLVKDEPLRTYSSMKKDIYNYEETSQIYFSDSVYLGKLRADIERQEVKIDDISKHVKNAVIATEDEFFYEHDGVVPKAIMRALFQEVTNSSNRSGGSTLTQQLIKNQILTDEVSFDRKAKEILLALRLERFFEKEEILEAYLNVADLGRNASGRNIAGVQAAAQGIFGVDAKNLTLPQSAFIAGLPQSPFGYTPFTNRGEIKENLDAGTSRMKTVLKRMYAKGFISQKEYEEAATFDLRKSLAKAKPSSFEQYPWLTYEIEERATDIILTQLAEKDGHKLDELKKNKELYAEYKALADRNLRQNGYKIHTTIQKDIYDKMKTIAESYEYYGSDKTEVKVDKDTGKKIQVQEPVEVGAVLIENKTGKIISFVGGRNHKREQVNHATDTPRSNGSTMKPLLAYAPAMETGAIQPGSVLADVPLQIGEWNPKNFDGRFHGFTSARYALEKSYNIPAIKSYLKVIDQNPLNYLKKMGVTTISENDGGPATSIGGLTNGITVEENVNAFATFANEGKFIDAYLIEKIETKSGEVIYQHKSKAVDVFTPQTSYLTIDMMRDVIKQGTGTAAKNYLSFSADWAGKTGTSQEYKDIWFVGTNPNVSFGTWMGYDTPKSVEKDYKGMSYSRRNILLWSKLMNAAHEVNPGLIAPKETFKMPGGIVQKSYCALSGDLPSAMCQQAGLVATDLFNAKFVPTKTDDSLTSGKYVYVKDRAYQVPPSAPSEFVQQGVMLKKEILQKHNLSSFSDLKELLPNKTNWGNIVVTDGNQIRDNGSAPSQVSGVRISGGQLSWNMSGDSDVIGYRVYAAGNFSKNFRKVASIPASKSLSASIGGSPAAYYIAAVDVAGKESPASATVTSGSYQAQKPATKPADTQPKDPKPADPKPVDPKPKDPKPADPKPDPKPPEKPADNGEQTPPAEKPNG from the coding sequence ATGGATAAATTTAAATCTTGGTACAGCAAATTTATGCCGTACAAACATAGAACAGTAAAAGGGTTTAATATTACATACGGGGTCGTCTGGAACCTAATGCTGATCTTTTTTGTCATCGGTTTAATTGCCGCATCGTTTGGCGGCGGACTCGGCGCAGGGTACTTTGCGTCATTGGTTAAGGATGAACCTCTCCGCACTTATAGTTCCATGAAAAAAGATATTTATAATTACGAAGAAACCTCGCAGATTTATTTTTCTGATTCGGTGTATTTAGGAAAGCTCCGTGCAGATATTGAAAGACAGGAAGTAAAGATTGATGATATTTCAAAGCATGTAAAGAATGCCGTAATTGCTACAGAGGATGAATTTTTTTATGAGCATGACGGGGTCGTCCCTAAAGCGATTATGCGCGCTCTTTTTCAGGAAGTGACAAATTCCTCTAATCGCTCTGGGGGGAGTACACTTACACAGCAGCTGATCAAAAATCAAATTCTCACAGACGAAGTTTCTTTTGACCGCAAAGCAAAAGAAATTCTGCTTGCTCTCCGACTTGAGCGCTTCTTTGAAAAAGAGGAAATCTTGGAGGCTTATTTGAATGTTGCTGATTTGGGCAGAAATGCTTCAGGCCGAAATATTGCGGGAGTTCAGGCCGCTGCACAAGGTATTTTCGGTGTGGATGCGAAGAATTTAACTCTTCCTCAATCTGCTTTTATTGCAGGTCTGCCACAGAGCCCATTCGGCTATACCCCTTTTACAAACAGGGGAGAAATAAAGGAAAATCTAGATGCAGGAACGTCCAGGATGAAAACTGTTCTTAAACGCATGTATGCAAAAGGCTTCATCTCGCAAAAAGAATACGAAGAAGCAGCCACATTTGATTTAAGGAAAAGTCTCGCCAAGGCCAAGCCTTCCTCTTTTGAACAATATCCATGGCTCACCTACGAAATTGAAGAACGCGCCACTGATATTATCTTAACGCAGCTGGCTGAAAAAGACGGCCACAAATTGGACGAACTGAAAAAAAATAAAGAATTGTATGCAGAATACAAAGCCCTTGCTGACCGGAACTTACGTCAAAATGGCTATAAAATTCATACAACCATTCAAAAAGATATTTATGACAAAATGAAAACCATTGCTGAATCGTATGAATACTACGGCAGCGATAAGACGGAAGTGAAGGTAGACAAAGATACCGGGAAGAAAATACAGGTTCAGGAGCCCGTTGAGGTTGGAGCTGTTTTAATTGAGAATAAGACAGGGAAAATCATCAGCTTCGTCGGGGGAAGAAATCATAAAAGAGAACAAGTTAATCATGCAACAGATACTCCCCGATCAAACGGATCGACGATGAAGCCGCTGCTTGCTTATGCTCCTGCAATGGAAACCGGTGCCATTCAGCCAGGTTCAGTACTTGCAGATGTACCGCTGCAAATCGGCGAATGGAACCCTAAAAATTTCGATGGCCGCTTCCACGGATTTACAAGCGCCCGATATGCACTTGAAAAGTCTTATAATATACCTGCCATTAAGTCTTACTTAAAAGTGATAGATCAAAATCCTCTTAATTATTTAAAGAAAATGGGAGTCACAACTATCTCTGAAAATGATGGGGGTCCAGCTACTTCAATTGGCGGACTTACTAATGGCATAACCGTCGAAGAAAACGTAAATGCATTTGCAACATTTGCAAATGAAGGAAAGTTTATCGATGCTTATCTCATTGAAAAAATTGAAACAAAATCAGGCGAAGTCATTTATCAGCACAAATCAAAAGCCGTTGATGTTTTTACACCTCAGACTTCCTACTTAACAATCGATATGATGCGCGATGTTATTAAACAAGGAACAGGTACAGCCGCTAAGAACTATCTGTCATTCAGTGCAGACTGGGCAGGAAAAACAGGAACAAGTCAAGAGTATAAGGATATATGGTTTGTCGGAACGAATCCAAATGTCTCGTTTGGAACGTGGATGGGATACGACACCCCTAAATCTGTTGAAAAAGATTATAAAGGCATGTCCTACAGCCGCAGAAACATTCTTTTATGGTCGAAGCTGATGAATGCAGCCCATGAAGTTAATCCGGGTCTCATTGCACCGAAAGAAACGTTTAAAATGCCCGGCGGAATTGTTCAGAAATCATATTGCGCACTGTCCGGGGATCTGCCTTCTGCCATGTGCCAGCAGGCAGGACTTGTTGCAACAGATCTCTTTAATGCGAAGTTTGTTCCGACAAAAACAGATGACAGCTTAACATCAGGAAAGTATGTTTATGTAAAAGACAGGGCGTACCAGGTGCCCCCTTCTGCTCCTTCTGAATTTGTTCAGCAAGGTGTGATGTTAAAAAAAGAAATTCTGCAAAAGCATAATTTAAGCAGCTTCAGCGATTTAAAAGAACTGCTGCCAAACAAAACAAACTGGGGCAATATCGTTGTAACGGATGGAAATCAGATCCGAGACAACGGATCAGCTCCATCGCAGGTATCCGGAGTAAGAATCAGCGGCGGGCAACTGAGCTGGAACATGAGCGGTGATTCAGATGTAATAGGATACCGCGTTTATGCTGCCGGTAACTTTTCAAAGAATTTCAGAAAAGTAGCAAGCATCCCAGCTTCGAAAAGCCTGTCAGCATCTATTGGCGGTTCACCTGCTGCCTACTATATAGCAGCAGTTGACGTAGCAGGCAAAGAATCACCAGCATCTGCAACTGTAACAAGCGGATCCTATCAAGCTCAGAAGCCGGCAACAAAGCCTGCTGATACTCAGCCAAAAGATCCGAAACCAGCTGATCCAAAACCCGTGGACCCAAAGCCTAAAGACCCGAAACCAGCTGATCCAAAACCGGATCCAAAGCCTCCGGAAAAACCTGCAGATAACGGAGAGCAGACTCCTCCGGCAGAAAAACCGAACGGCTGA
- a CDS encoding aminotransferase class V-fold PLP-dependent enzyme, translating into MALKYANSVLINRTMEEAKELQFKLIDEMTKVFRNNAFFETGDVGLHPEYHRPKTTAAAERVLSNVFDSEDCALVRGSGSGAIRIALSMIAEPGDSIFVHEAPMYMTTKETFRMMGFKQEAVNFNHMDKVKNALETKLHIKVFYIQHARQQPTDTYDLEEIIALVKKSRPDVIILVDDNYCAMKMKGIGVEYGAHLSTFSGFKVLGPEGIGLILGSGEIIEKIHQTNYSGGGQVQGHEAHELLRAMTVAPVMLAIQNEQVEQLCEILNHGGFSFVKEAYITNSQSKNVIVELSAPIAPKVIEKASSFGAATYPVGAESKYDILPMIYRVSGSFLESQPHLREYGLRINPMKASAETILRILELSVNEIVRG; encoded by the coding sequence GTGGCGTTGAAATATGCAAATTCCGTACTTATCAATCGGACGATGGAAGAGGCAAAAGAACTTCAATTCAAACTGATTGATGAAATGACGAAGGTGTTTCGAAACAATGCCTTTTTTGAAACAGGGGATGTGGGTCTTCACCCGGAGTACCACCGCCCGAAAACAACAGCAGCCGCCGAGAGGGTGTTATCGAACGTGTTCGATTCCGAGGACTGCGCCCTTGTAAGAGGAAGCGGTTCCGGTGCGATCAGGATTGCACTTAGTATGATAGCGGAGCCGGGAGATTCTATTTTTGTCCATGAAGCACCGATGTACATGACCACAAAAGAAACGTTTCGGATGATGGGATTCAAGCAAGAGGCTGTAAATTTCAATCACATGGACAAGGTGAAAAATGCATTAGAAACAAAGCTGCATATAAAGGTATTTTACATTCAGCATGCAAGACAGCAGCCGACTGATACTTATGATTTAGAAGAAATAATCGCTCTTGTTAAAAAGTCAAGGCCGGATGTCATCATTTTGGTTGATGATAACTACTGTGCAATGAAAATGAAGGGCATTGGCGTTGAGTATGGAGCGCACCTTTCTACTTTTTCCGGATTTAAAGTACTTGGACCTGAAGGCATCGGCCTTATCCTCGGTTCAGGTGAAATCATTGAAAAAATACATCAAACCAATTATTCCGGAGGCGGTCAGGTTCAAGGGCACGAAGCACATGAATTGCTGCGGGCCATGACAGTGGCTCCAGTTATGCTGGCGATTCAGAATGAACAGGTGGAGCAGCTATGCGAAATCCTTAATCACGGCGGTTTTTCATTTGTTAAAGAAGCGTATATCACAAACTCTCAATCAAAGAATGTGATTGTTGAACTCTCAGCACCGATCGCACCAAAAGTGATTGAAAAAGCCTCTTCATTCGGAGCGGCAACCTATCCAGTCGGAGCAGAATCAAAGTACGATATCCTGCCAATGATTTATCGTGTATCCGGGAGCTTTTTAGAAAGCCAGCCTCATTTAAGAGAATACGGTTTGAGAATCAATCCAATGAAAGCATCCGCGGAAACCATTTTACGGATACTTGAGCTTTCAGTTAATGAGATCGTTAGGGGATGA
- the yhfZ gene encoding GntR family transcriptional regulator YhfZ: protein MEIFESLLSKKGLILQKIAEDLLFIELNERIPKVGDFSERFNVGRGTVQTALKYLEQTGSISLEPKGHMGTFLRKKNIPSLFKYCGAERMTGVMPLPYSKKYEGLASGLTSQFEENQLNLSIAFMRGAKLRIDEVSKGRYDFALVSKFSAAEALKQDPDLSIALAFGSHTYVSKHAVFFSEKGNLEIKNGMKVGIDHNSTDQKILVKAETNEKKVEFVELNYMHLLQHLRAKTIDATIWNIDEIDSGLYNTIPLSSEIAKKEELNIGEAVCVIRKENKKAEYILQHLDLHEIKRIQTLVEKGDYIPKY, encoded by the coding sequence ATGGAGATTTTTGAGTCGCTCCTTTCTAAAAAGGGGTTAATTTTGCAGAAGATCGCAGAGGATCTATTATTTATTGAACTAAATGAGCGGATACCAAAAGTAGGAGATTTTTCAGAAAGATTTAATGTTGGCAGGGGAACAGTACAGACAGCTCTGAAATATTTAGAGCAAACCGGAAGCATTAGTCTTGAACCTAAAGGACATATGGGCACCTTTTTAAGGAAGAAAAATATTCCCTCTTTGTTCAAGTATTGCGGTGCTGAAAGAATGACCGGAGTGATGCCTTTGCCGTATTCCAAAAAATATGAAGGGCTGGCATCCGGCCTTACGTCTCAATTTGAGGAAAACCAATTGAATTTAAGCATTGCTTTTATGAGAGGGGCTAAACTGAGAATTGATGAAGTGAGCAAAGGGAGATACGACTTTGCCCTTGTTTCCAAATTCTCAGCTGCAGAAGCATTGAAACAGGACCCGGATCTTTCTATTGCTCTTGCTTTCGGGAGCCATACGTATGTTTCAAAGCATGCGGTCTTCTTTTCAGAAAAAGGAAATCTTGAAATCAAAAATGGCATGAAGGTAGGAATTGACCATAATTCAACCGATCAAAAGATTCTTGTTAAAGCGGAAACAAATGAAAAAAAGGTAGAGTTTGTTGAGCTCAATTACATGCATCTGCTGCAGCATTTAAGAGCGAAAACGATTGATGCGACCATTTGGAACATTGATGAAATTGACAGCGGGTTATACAATACGATACCGCTTTCCTCTGAAATAGCAAAAAAAGAAGAGTTGAATATAGGTGAAGCTGTCTGCGTCATTAGAAAAGAAAACAAAAAGGCGGAGTATATTCTGCAGCATTTGGATTTACATGAGATTAAAAGAATACAAACACTGGTGGAAAAAGGGGATTACATTCCGAAATACTAA
- the tyrS gene encoding tyrosine--tRNA ligase, whose protein sequence is MSELLNDLQFRGLINQMTDEEGLRKLLEEESVKLYSGFDPTADSLHIGHLLPILTLRRFQQAGHRPIALVGGATGLIGDPSGKKAERTLNTSDIVQEWSNKIKGQLSRFLDFDTSSENPATLANNFDWIGSMDLITFLRDVGKNFGINYMLAKDTVSSRIESGISYTEFSYMILQSYDFLNLYRSQGCKLQIGGSDQWGNITAGLELIRKSEENSKAFGLTVPLVTKSDGTKFGKTEGGAIWLDKEKTTPYEFYQFWINTDDRDVIKYIKFFTFLSHEEIAELEEELTNAPEKRAAQKALAENMTKLVHGEESLEQAIKISQAFFSGNIKELTGDEIEQGFKDVPAFTSEEAEIGLIDLLVNAKISPSKRQAREDVSNGAVYINGERIQETDKVLGEDDRIDGKFTVIRRGKKKYTLIQYKN, encoded by the coding sequence ATGAGTGAATTATTGAATGATTTGCAGTTCAGAGGGTTAATCAATCAAATGACAGACGAAGAAGGTCTGAGAAAGTTATTAGAAGAGGAATCAGTAAAATTATATTCTGGTTTCGATCCGACGGCAGACAGCCTGCACATCGGGCATTTACTTCCGATTTTAACTCTTCGCCGCTTTCAGCAGGCAGGACACCGCCCAATTGCCTTAGTCGGCGGAGCAACTGGCTTAATTGGCGACCCAAGCGGAAAGAAAGCGGAAAGAACGCTTAATACTTCCGATATTGTTCAGGAGTGGTCAAACAAAATTAAAGGTCAGCTTTCCCGTTTCCTTGATTTTGATACCTCAAGTGAAAATCCTGCTACTCTTGCCAACAACTTTGACTGGATTGGATCTATGGATTTGATCACATTCCTTAGGGATGTAGGAAAAAATTTCGGTATTAATTACATGCTTGCAAAGGATACGGTGTCTTCAAGAATTGAATCAGGAATTTCCTACACAGAGTTCAGCTACATGATTCTGCAGTCATATGACTTTTTAAATTTATACAGATCCCAAGGCTGCAAGCTTCAAATTGGAGGAAGCGATCAGTGGGGCAACATTACAGCAGGCCTTGAATTGATCCGCAAATCCGAGGAAAATTCCAAAGCATTCGGATTAACAGTTCCATTGGTTACAAAATCAGATGGAACAAAATTCGGCAAAACAGAAGGCGGAGCTATCTGGCTCGATAAAGAAAAAACGACTCCTTATGAGTTCTACCAGTTCTGGATCAATACAGATGACCGCGATGTCATTAAATACATCAAGTTCTTTACCTTCCTTTCTCATGAAGAGATTGCGGAGCTTGAAGAGGAACTGACAAATGCACCAGAAAAACGCGCTGCACAAAAAGCGCTTGCCGAGAATATGACAAAGCTCGTACACGGAGAAGAATCTTTGGAGCAAGCAATCAAAATCTCTCAGGCTTTTTTCAGCGGAAACATTAAAGAGCTTACTGGAGATGAAATTGAGCAGGGCTTTAAAGATGTACCGGCATTTACATCAGAAGAAGCAGAAATCGGCTTAATCGACCTGCTTGTCAATGCAAAAATTTCTCCTTCAAAACGCCAGGCAAGAGAAGATGTTTCAAATGGAGCAGTATACATCAATGGCGAGCGAATTCAGGAGACAGACAAAGTCCTTGGAGAAGACGACCGCATTGACGGCAAATTCACTGTTATCCGCAGAGGGAAGAAGAAGTACACGTTAATTCAATACAAGAACTGA